One genomic window of Oncorhynchus kisutch isolate 150728-3 linkage group LG24, Okis_V2, whole genome shotgun sequence includes the following:
- the LOC116356978 gene encoding uncharacterized protein LOC116356978 isoform X3, with protein MRTMLSCSWLIDGSLLSFFGSCSLVGVFGYLHARLDRPFGYACPSEQDLPAELTGAGRHAVILLAPDKSDLPWPHHMSQLLLLWREGDTTTGQPLHLSLEIELQTPSKTTEPFNTPKEFMMHTLRGRRNRITPSTLTKTQRRRNYPTPRERERVTSIKHSQKVEVEEALDRWRLPQRPFLLFM; from the exons ATGCGGACGATGTTGTCCTGTAGCTGGCTCATTGATGGTTCACTTCTCAGCTTCTTTGGAagttgctccttggttggggtattCGG GTATCTTCACGCACGACTGGACAGGCCTTTTGGATACGCTTGTCCAAG TGAGCAAGACCTGCCAGCAGAGCTCACTGGAGCAGGGAGACATGCCGTCATCCTTTTGGCGCCTGACAAA AGTGATCTTCCTTGGCCTCATCACATGTCTCAGTTGCTCCTCCTTTGGAGGGAGGGGGACACCACCacgggacagcccctacacttaTCGCTAGAGATCGAACTTCAGACTCCCTCCAAAACCACTGAACCCTTCAACACACCGAAAGAGTTTATGATGCACACCCTTAGAGGGCGCCGGAACAGGATAACTCCCTCCaccctcacaaagacacagaggaggaggaactatccaacacccagggagagagaacgagtgacCTCAATCAAACACAGCCAGAAAGTGGAGGTGGAAGAGGCATTAGATAGATGGAGGTTACCCCAGAGGCCATTCCTCCTGTTCATGTGA
- the LOC116356978 gene encoding uncharacterized protein LOC116356978 isoform X1, translated as MVHFSASLEVAPWLGYSGIFTHDWTGLLDTLVQVSKTCQQSSLEQGDMPSSFWRLTKLEIQILLNDVKQSINHMQGTLNTMQGQCIELQTAMSKVVSDESQSDLPWPHHMSQLLLLWREGDTTTGQPLHLSLEIELQTPSKTTEPFNTPKEFMMHTLRGRRNRITPSTLTKTQRRRNYPTPRERERVTSIKHSQKVEVEEALDRWRLPQRPFLLFM; from the exons ATGGTTCACTTCTCAGCTTCTTTGGAagttgctccttggttggggtattCGG GTATCTTCACGCACGACTGGACAGGCCTTTTGGATACGCTTGTCCAAG TGAGCAAGACCTGCCAGCAGAGCTCACTGGAGCAGGGAGACATGCCGTCATCCTTTTGGCGCCTGACAAA GCTTGAGATTCAGATCCTGCTGAACGATGTTAAGCAGTCGATTAACCACATGCAGGGGACGCTGAACACCATGCAGGGGCAGTGTATTGAGTTGCAGACTGCCATGTCTAAGGTAGTGTCAGATGAGTCTCAG AGTGATCTTCCTTGGCCTCATCACATGTCTCAGTTGCTCCTCCTTTGGAGGGAGGGGGACACCACCacgggacagcccctacacttaTCGCTAGAGATCGAACTTCAGACTCCCTCCAAAACCACTGAACCCTTCAACACACCGAAAGAGTTTATGATGCACACCCTTAGAGGGCGCCGGAACAGGATAACTCCCTCCaccctcacaaagacacagaggaggaggaactatccaacacccagggagagagaacgagtgacCTCAATCAAACACAGCCAGAAAGTGGAGGTGGAAGAGGCATTAGATAGATGGAGGTTACCCCAGAGGCCATTCCTCCTGTTCATGTGA
- the LOC116356978 gene encoding uncharacterized protein LOC116356978 isoform X2: MSQPVPRFYLPKGIFTHDWTGLLDTLVQVSKTCQQSSLEQGDMPSSFWRLTKLEIQILLNDVKQSINHMQGTLNTMQGQCIELQTAMSKVVSDESQSDLPWPHHMSQLLLLWREGDTTTGQPLHLSLEIELQTPSKTTEPFNTPKEFMMHTLRGRRNRITPSTLTKTQRRRNYPTPRERERVTSIKHSQKVEVEEALDRWRLPQRPFLLFM, from the exons ATGTCTCAACCCGTACCGCGCTTTTATCTGCCTAAAGGTATCTTCACGCACGACTGGACAGGCCTTTTGGATACGCTTGTCCAAG TGAGCAAGACCTGCCAGCAGAGCTCACTGGAGCAGGGAGACATGCCGTCATCCTTTTGGCGCCTGACAAA GCTTGAGATTCAGATCCTGCTGAACGATGTTAAGCAGTCGATTAACCACATGCAGGGGACGCTGAACACCATGCAGGGGCAGTGTATTGAGTTGCAGACTGCCATGTCTAAGGTAGTGTCAGATGAGTCTCAG AGTGATCTTCCTTGGCCTCATCACATGTCTCAGTTGCTCCTCCTTTGGAGGGAGGGGGACACCACCacgggacagcccctacacttaTCGCTAGAGATCGAACTTCAGACTCCCTCCAAAACCACTGAACCCTTCAACACACCGAAAGAGTTTATGATGCACACCCTTAGAGGGCGCCGGAACAGGATAACTCCCTCCaccctcacaaagacacagaggaggaggaactatccaacacccagggagagagaacgagtgacCTCAATCAAACACAGCCAGAAAGTGGAGGTGGAAGAGGCATTAGATAGATGGAGGTTACCCCAGAGGCCATTCCTCCTGTTCATGTGA